The DNA sequence GCGCTTTCAAGGCTACCGCTCAACATTTCTCGAGCGCGCGACTGACGCTGATGAACGGCCTTGTGATGGCGATCGGCGCCCTTGGAGGCGTTGTCATTGGAGCGCCCCTGGCCTGGCTTCTGACCTTGGCGTCGTGGAGGACGTTGAGCTTCTGGATCGCTGCTGCCACGGTCTGTGTTTCCGCAATCATTCTGTTGGCCGGCCCCGGGTCTGAACGGAGTGGCGCAAGGGTGGGAATGCTCGAACAATTTCGAGGCACCTGGCACGTCCTTGGAAGCCTCAAGTTCTGGCACACCGCGACACTATCCGCGATGACGCTTGCCGTCTTTTTCACCATGCAATCCTTGTGGGTGAGCCCATTTCTCCGCGATGTCGTTCCGCAAGGCGCGGAGCACGACAGTGCGCGAGTCGCGACACTTGTATCGGTGCTCGGTGCGGGCTTCATTGTTGGCAATATCGGCTTCGGAGCGTTGGCTGAATCGCTGAAGCGGCGCGGGATCAGCGTGCGCTGGTTCTCCGGCGTGACGATGTTGCTCTTCATCATCGTCCAGATTCTGCTGACCCTTCGTGTCGCGCTTCCCGAGACTTTCATATGGGCGGCGTATGGCGCGCTTGGCGGAACGGGCGTTCTGACTTACTCGGTCCTGGCTGATATGTTTCCCTCCCATTTGATCGGCAGAGTCAATACCACGTTCAATCTGGTGCTTTTCGCCACGGTGTTCGTCGCCCAGGCGGCGATCGGTCTGGCGCTCGGCCGTTGGTCGCTGGATGGCGGCCGTTGGCCGGAGGTCGCTCATCAGGCGATCTGGACCGTTTTGATCGTCGTTCAGAGCGCGGCAGCCCTGTGGTACTTCGCGCCGTTGCGATCGTCACGCCGCGATACCGCTGTTCTTTGATCGGGATCGAAGGAATACTTCGTTTCGGCCATCATGGATTGGCTCGTTGCTGGTCGGTCGCCTGTCACCCCGGACGCGGACGGGGTGTTGAATCTCCATACTGGCCCGCATTTCCGCTGACGCCAAAATGTCAGAGCCACACAGGCCCTGAAGCATATTTCGGAAAATTGCTGCCTTTGGTGTCGGACTTCCGTCATTCTAATTTCCGCCATGTCGGCCTTCAGCGGCTCTGCTTTCCAAAGCAATTAGCGATATTTCGGGCGTGAAGGATTTGCTGAAATCGTAATCGGGAAATCGATGACATCGATTTGATCGTTTGTTCGCTACTCCCAGCATGTGGGCAAGCGATATCGACGAATCGTTTCTCGAAGATATTCATCGCTGTGCAAGCCAGCAACGCATGCTTGTCCGTACTCGTGCTAAGTTAGTATTTTCCGCGCCAGGCCTCGGTGCTTCGTGCGTGACTGCTTTCGGCAGATGTTCATGACGAACCTTCGCATTTGCTAACGAGTTTCGGGGGGTGCTCTCATGGGTAGCAACCTCGAAGTCCTGACCCAAGACGGCGACCATGTATTTTTCCGAACGGAGCGTGAGTCTGCCGGCGGGCGCCTGACGACCGTTTTGGGCATGCGTCCGGCGAGAGAGCCACCCACCGCTCACATTCTCAAGCGGATGTCGCATGAGTTTGGTTTGAGAGATTCGCTTGATCGCTCCTGGGCCGTGATGCCGCTCGAACTGGCCTGGCAAGGCGAAGCAACCACGCTTTTCTTTGAGGATTTCAGCGGTAAGCCTCTCGATAATCTCCTCGTTAAGCCCTTTAAGCCTGATCATTTTCTTGAAGTTGCGATCGGCATTGCATCGGCGGTCAGCAAACTTCACCAGTCCGGTCTCGTTCACAAGGACCTCAAACCTGCGCATATTCTCGTCAACACAACCGACAAGTCGGTTCGGCTAAGAGGTCTCGGACTCGCGACGCTCAATCCGCGGGAGCGTCAGCCGTTCGTGCCTCCAGAGACGATCGACGGAACGCTCGCCTATATGGCGCCCGAGCAAACGGGCCACATGAACCGTTCTGTCGATACGCGCAGCGATCTTTATTCCTTGGGCATCGTGTTCTATCAGATGCTTACGGGTGTGCTGCCATTCGCAGCAGACGAGCCGATGGAATGGGTGCATTGTCACGTTGCGCGTAATCCGATTCCTCTTGAGAAGCATATCGACGTGCCGTCTCAAATCGCGCGCATTGTGCAGAAGCTGCTCGCCAAGGCGGCAGAGGACCGGTATCAGACCGCGGCCGGTCTCGAGCGCGATCTCCGACGCTGCCACGTGGGTGCTTACTCGCCATTCGACATCGAAACGTTTCCGCTAGGTGCGCGAGATACGCCGAGCCGGCTATTCATCCCGGAAAAACTCTACGGAAGAGAAACCGACCTCCGCACGCTGCATGCCGCCTTCGATCATGTCGTGTCGGCCGGTTCGCCGAAGCTCGTGCTGGTCTCCGGATACTCGGGAATTGGTAAGTCGTCGGTCGTCAATGAGCTGCACAAATCGCTCGTGCCGCCGCGGGGATTGTTCGCATCGGGCAAGTTCGACGAGTACAAACGCGGCATCCCGTACGCCACGATCGCGCAGGCGCTTCAAAGCCTGATTTCGCAATTGCTCGGCAAGAGCGACGATGAAATGTCGCGATGGCGCACCGCGCTTCAGGACGCCGTCGGCCAGAATGGGCAACTGATGACGACGATCGTGCCAAACCTGGCCGTCATCATGGGTGAACAGCCCGTGCCGCCTGAGGTGCCATCGCAAGATCAGCAGGCCCGGTTCCAGATGGTGCTGCGCCGCTTTCTCGGCGTCTTCGCCCGGCCCGAGCATCCGCTCACGCTCTTTCTCGACGATCTCCAGTGGCTCGATACCGGTACGCTCGATCTCATCGAACATCTGATCACGCATGCGGACGTACGTCATCTGCTGATCGTCGGGGCCTATCGCGACAACGAGGTCGGGCCGGGGCATCCGCTCGAGACACGATTGGCCCGTCTGCGCCGCCTCGGCGATGGCGTGAAAGAGATCGAGCTCGCGCCGCTGCGCAAGGTCGATATCACACGTCTGCTCATGGACACGCTGCACATGCCATCGGGCGCGGTTGCGTCGCTGGCGGCGTTGATTTTCGAAAAGACGGCGGGGAATCCGTTCTTTTCGATTCAGTTCGTCACGGCGCTCGCGGAGCAGGGGCTGCTGGCGTTCGACGCTGACACGTCGATCTGGAAGTGGGATCTTCCGGGGCTCCGCGGTCAGGGTTTCACCGACAACGTCGCGGACCTCATGGCCGCCAAACTCAGGAGATTGCCACTGGCGACCCGCCGTGCGCTCGGTGAGCTGGCCTGTCTGGGGAGCGTGGTATCCACGCTGGACTTCGCTCTTACACAGTCGCAGCCGGAGACCGATTGGCGCGCGGCGCTCTCGGTGGCGGTGCGGGCGGGACTGCTGCACGAATCTCCCGAAACATATACCTTTCTCCACGATCGTATTCGAGAAGCCGCATATGCACTCATTCCTGAGGACGCGCGAGCGTCGACGCATCTGACGATGGGGCGGGCATTGGCAACCCGCGCGACGGCCGAGTCGCTGAGGGAAAGCATCTTCGAAATCGTGAACCAGTTCGGGCACGGCGTGCAGTTGATCAGCGAGCCATCCGAGCGCGAGCAGGTCGCGCGCCTGGAGCTGATTGCAGGCGATCGGGCAAAGGCGTCCGCTGCCTATGAGACCGCCGCGCAGTATTACGCGACGGGTCGCGCCCTGCTGCCAGAGCGTGCCTGGGAAAACTGCTACCCGCTTGTATTCGATCTCGAACTCAACGAGGCGGAGAGCCTGTATCTCGCCGGCGAGATGAGTCTGGCGGAGACGAAACTGGCCGCTCTCGTACCGCGCGCGCGAACGCTCGTCGATGCCGCCGCGGTCGCGTGCGCGCGCATCAACCTCTTCACCATCCTCGATCAAAGCGGTCACGCGGTCGCGGCTGGTCTGGAATACTTGCGTCAGACGGGTGAAAACTGGTCGTCGGCGCCCACCGCGGACGACGTGGCGAACGCATACGGCGATATCTGGAAACAGATCGAACAGCAACCGATAGAAGCGCTATCGGGGCTACCCTTCATGCAAAGCGAGGAACGTAGCGCAACGATGAATGTGCTGACGGTCCTCACGACGCCTGCCCTGTTCACGAACTCGAATCTGTTCCGGCTGACGGTCGTGCGCATGGCCACCCTGAGTTTCGCCTATGGCAACACGCATGGATCTTCGCTTGCCTATGCCTGGCTGGGCAGCATTCTCGGCTCGTACTTCAATGACTATCAGGCGGGTTTTCGCTTCGGCGCTCTCGGTCTGAATCTGGTCGACCGCCTTGGGCTCGACCGATTCCGCGCCCGCGTCTATCTCGTGTTCGGGGTGCACATCGCCCACTGGTCGCGTCCGCTCGATCTCTCCCTGGGCTATATCAGGCAGGCATTCGATGCCGCGATGCGCACAGGCGATATCTCTTTTGCCAGTTACGCCTGTGCCGACAGCCTGGCACATCGGATTGCCCGGAGTGATGCTCTTGAAGAAGTGGAGCAGGAGGCAGAGCGCAATCTGGAGTTCGCGCGAAGGGCACAGTTCGGCTTTATCGTCGACGTCATTCACGCACAACGTGCCCTTGTCCGATTTCTACGCGGATCGGCCAAGGATGCGCGCATGATCGAAGCGGAGTTCAACGAAAGCGGGTTCGAGCAACGCGCAAAGGATCAGCCTCAGCTCGCGTTGCCTGCGTGCTATTACTGGATACGTCGTCTTCAGGGCAGTGTCTTCGCCGGCGATATCCCGTCAGCGATTCGCTCCATCAGAAGGATACGACCTGTTCTATGGACTACGCCGACTCAGTTCGAACACGCCGAATATTATTTTTATGGCGCGCTGGCGTGGGCGATGCGATGCGAGCAAGTCGCGCCAGACCGGGCCCGGCGTTGCGTTGCCCGACTTCTGGCTCACCATGCTCAACTGCTCCGCTGGGTGGAGCATTGTCCGACGACCTTCGCCAGCCGGGTCGCCCTCACCACAGCCGAGATTGCCCGCGCGCAAGGCCGCGGGCTGGATGTGCTGCAACTTTACGAAGAAGCCATTGCGCGCGCTGGTCGTGACCGCCTTCTTTATGTAGAGGCGCTGGCGTACGAACGTGCTGCCGGATTCTGCCTGAAGCAAGGCTTGCACACCGTGGCACAGGCGTATCTGCACAGCGCGACGGAGTGTTATCTGCGCTGGGGCGCGCACGGGAAGGCCCGCCAGTTGCTCGAGCACGTGATCCGCAGGCCCGACGGACTCGCAATGCACGACTCGACCAGTACCATCCAGACGTCGATCGAGCATCTGGATCTGGCGACGGTGCTGAAAGTCTCGCAGGCCGTGTCGCGGGAAATGATATCCGGACGACTGATCGACGTGCTCTTGCGAACCGTGATGGAGCGAGCGGGAGCAGAGCGGAGCGTTCTCGTCCTGGAGCAGGGCCAGGAGCAGCGGATTGTCGCGGACGCGACGATCGACAATGGCAGGGTGCGCATCAATCAGAATGACAGGCCAGTGACGTCGAAGGAACTGCCTCTCAGCGTGCTGCTCACGGTAACCCGACTGCGCGAGACGATGGTCGTGCGTGACGCGCGGGCCGACCTGTCGCTCGCCGGCGATCCCTATCTGCGCGACAGCGGCAGTCGCTCCATACTCTGCTTGCCCATGATCAACCAGGGAAAGCTGCTGGGTTTTCTATATCTGGAAAACAATCACGTCCAGGATATATTCACGTCTGCGCAGATCGGCATCCTGCGGTTTCTCGCCTCGCAGGCGGCAGTGGCCCTGGATAACAGCCGCCTTTATCTGGACCTGGCCAGGCGTGAGGCAAAGATCAGAAGGCTGGTGGACGCGAACATCGTTGGGGTCACGTTCTGGCACCGGGATGGGCTCATCATCGACGCGAACGATGCGTTTCTCAGGATCGTGGGATACGACCGCGACGATCTTTGCGCTGGTCGATTGAATTGGCAGACCCTGACACCGGATCAACATGTCGAGCACATCGGTGCCTGGACAACGGCCGGTTCGGCAGACAGCGGACAAGCGGGTGCGTACGAAAAGGAATACATCCGCAAGGATGGAAGCCGGGCGCCCGTGCTGGTTGTGTTCGCCGGGGCGAAAGAGGAATCCGATGAAGGGATTTCATTCGTGCTGGATCTGACCGACCGCAAACGTAACGAAGAGGCGTTGCGGATGATGCGCATCGGTCTTGAGCATGGCAATCGCGTCGCCATGATGGGACAGCTTGCGGCGTCGGTGGCGCATGAGGTCAAGCAGCCGATGACGGGTCTCATGAATAACGCAAATCTCCTGCTGCGTCAGCTGGAGCATGAGAATCCCGAACTTTCAAAGCTGCGGAAAACCGCTTCGCGAATCGTGAGAGACACACGACGCGCGAGCGATGTCATCGATCGCACGAGTGCACTTGTTCACAAGACGACGCCTCCAAAAGAACTACTGGATTTGAATGACGTGATTCGCGTCGTCACGAGGTTCGTCCGCGCGGAGGCAATCAGACAATCCATACAACTGAATCTGCACCTCGCGGATCCGCTGCCGGGCGTGTACGGAGATCGAATTCAGCTGCAGCAGTTGGTCTTGAACTTGATGATGAACAGCATTGAGGCGGTGTCGAACATCGTCGGGCGGGTACGTACACTGTGGATCGAAAGCCGTGTCGACCGAG is a window from the Caballeronia insecticola genome containing:
- a CDS encoding MFS transporter; the protein is MTSLQLRTFAVFTLGYFFSYLFRGVNLGFAPFLLSDVKLTATDLGVLTSVYFLGFAGAQIPGGVLLDRFGPRRVTAYVLLVAGFGSLIFGISQSLMSLMIARFLIGVGSSVCLGGAFKATAQHFSSARLTLMNGLVMAIGALGGVVIGAPLAWLLTLASWRTLSFWIAAATVCVSAIILLAGPGSERSGARVGMLEQFRGTWHVLGSLKFWHTATLSAMTLAVFFTMQSLWVSPFLRDVVPQGAEHDSARVATLVSVLGAGFIVGNIGFGALAESLKRRGISVRWFSGVTMLLFIIVQILLTLRVALPETFIWAAYGALGGTGVLTYSVLADMFPSHLIGRVNTTFNLVLFATVFVAQAAIGLALGRWSLDGGRWPEVAHQAIWTVLIVVQSAAALWYFAPLRSSRRDTAVL
- a CDS encoding ATP-binding sensor histidine kinase, translating into MGSNLEVLTQDGDHVFFRTERESAGGRLTTVLGMRPAREPPTAHILKRMSHEFGLRDSLDRSWAVMPLELAWQGEATTLFFEDFSGKPLDNLLVKPFKPDHFLEVAIGIASAVSKLHQSGLVHKDLKPAHILVNTTDKSVRLRGLGLATLNPRERQPFVPPETIDGTLAYMAPEQTGHMNRSVDTRSDLYSLGIVFYQMLTGVLPFAADEPMEWVHCHVARNPIPLEKHIDVPSQIARIVQKLLAKAAEDRYQTAAGLERDLRRCHVGAYSPFDIETFPLGARDTPSRLFIPEKLYGRETDLRTLHAAFDHVVSAGSPKLVLVSGYSGIGKSSVVNELHKSLVPPRGLFASGKFDEYKRGIPYATIAQALQSLISQLLGKSDDEMSRWRTALQDAVGQNGQLMTTIVPNLAVIMGEQPVPPEVPSQDQQARFQMVLRRFLGVFARPEHPLTLFLDDLQWLDTGTLDLIEHLITHADVRHLLIVGAYRDNEVGPGHPLETRLARLRRLGDGVKEIELAPLRKVDITRLLMDTLHMPSGAVASLAALIFEKTAGNPFFSIQFVTALAEQGLLAFDADTSIWKWDLPGLRGQGFTDNVADLMAAKLRRLPLATRRALGELACLGSVVSTLDFALTQSQPETDWRAALSVAVRAGLLHESPETYTFLHDRIREAAYALIPEDARASTHLTMGRALATRATAESLRESIFEIVNQFGHGVQLISEPSEREQVARLELIAGDRAKASAAYETAAQYYATGRALLPERAWENCYPLVFDLELNEAESLYLAGEMSLAETKLAALVPRARTLVDAAAVACARINLFTILDQSGHAVAAGLEYLRQTGENWSSAPTADDVANAYGDIWKQIEQQPIEALSGLPFMQSEERSATMNVLTVLTTPALFTNSNLFRLTVVRMATLSFAYGNTHGSSLAYAWLGSILGSYFNDYQAGFRFGALGLNLVDRLGLDRFRARVYLVFGVHIAHWSRPLDLSLGYIRQAFDAAMRTGDISFASYACADSLAHRIARSDALEEVEQEAERNLEFARRAQFGFIVDVIHAQRALVRFLRGSAKDARMIEAEFNESGFEQRAKDQPQLALPACYYWIRRLQGSVFAGDIPSAIRSIRRIRPVLWTTPTQFEHAEYYFYGALAWAMRCEQVAPDRARRCVARLLAHHAQLLRWVEHCPTTFASRVALTTAEIARAQGRGLDVLQLYEEAIARAGRDRLLYVEALAYERAAGFCLKQGLHTVAQAYLHSATECYLRWGAHGKARQLLEHVIRRPDGLAMHDSTSTIQTSIEHLDLATVLKVSQAVSREMISGRLIDVLLRTVMERAGAERSVLVLEQGQEQRIVADATIDNGRVRINQNDRPVTSKELPLSVLLTVTRLRETMVVRDARADLSLAGDPYLRDSGSRSILCLPMINQGKLLGFLYLENNHVQDIFTSAQIGILRFLASQAAVALDNSRLYLDLARREAKIRRLVDANIVGVTFWHRDGLIIDANDAFLRIVGYDRDDLCAGRLNWQTLTPDQHVEHIGAWTTAGSADSGQAGAYEKEYIRKDGSRAPVLVVFAGAKEESDEGISFVLDLTDRKRNEEALRMMRIGLEHGNRVAMMGQLAASVAHEVKQPMTGLMNNANLLLRQLEHENPELSKLRKTASRIVRDTRRASDVIDRTSALVHKTTPPKELLDLNDVIRVVTRFVRAEAIRQSIQLNLHLADPLPGVYGDRIQLQQLVLNLMMNSIEAVSNIVGRVRTLWIESRVDRAGFVCGVVRDNGPGIPVEDMEPIFDAFHTSKASGMGMGLAICRSIVEAHGGHLTAGSNAWVESGAQSSELCGAVFCFSLPPATRET